From a region of the Tachypleus tridentatus isolate NWPU-2018 chromosome 1, ASM421037v1, whole genome shotgun sequence genome:
- the LOC143247656 gene encoding forkhead box protein O3-like isoform X3: protein MSLKKNSIRHNLSLHSRFMRVQNEGTGKSSWWMINPDAKPGKSTRRRATSMETQKYEKKRGRVRRKVEALRSGLNTSSASPPSKLPEGLDTFPESPTDTGFQLSPDFRPRTSSNASSCGRLSPIPAVETDMHDNEVPCFSPIPWVSDNRVFIQSSHILDTYGADQLGDSLAKTVKLKEEELGYLKKSPPEYTSPDISPQSSITNYTLDSYQYNKKVNGGYKSCNSSAIDEQTLIRQQSHDQSPKHSPQLTEISIFQGQVVFPCHTRLQIKLPRAEHLLPDSSNQQQNSTDISVLEALSPDFCNQQQLPAETSPLQVLPPGHIDQQQSRKELSIIQALSAGHSSQQQLQQSNFFTQDNMAALTSDNLPVEYFLNGTSDDQEFDRFMPQPCHTALPNDLDLNMDTLEGDLECDVDQVIRHELNVDGNLDFNFEAASTDTTSSDATASCSPGINNCKPIMGTLKQSLTPEAFKATAPQGLLRLYSLV from the coding sequence aactCCATTCGACACAACTTATCTTTGCACAGTCGTTTCATGAGGGTGCAGAACGAGGGTACTGGGAAAAGTTCATGGTGGATGATCAATCCAGATGCCAAGCCAGGGAAGTCCACACGGCGAAGAGCCACCAGTATGGAAACACAAAAATACGAGAAGAAACGAGGTCGTGTTAGAAGGAAAGTGGAAGCACTGCGGAGTGGATTGAACACCAGCTCTGCCAGTCCACCCTCCAAACTTCCTGAAGGACTGGATACTTTTCCCGAGTCTCCAACAGATACTGGCTTCCAGCTGAGCCCAGACTTCCGTCCTCGAACCTCATCTAATGCTAGCTCGTGTGGCCGACTATCACCTATCCCTGCCGTTGAAACAGACATGCATGATAATGAAGTCCCATGCTTTTCTCCCATTCCTTGGGTTTCTGATAATAGAGTTTTCATTCAGTCGTCTCATATTCTGGATACATATGGTGCTGACCAACTTGGAGACTCTTTAGCTAAAACAGTGAAACTTAAGGAGGAAGAATTGGGCTACTTGAAAAAAAGCCCTCCTGAATACACATCTCCAGATATTAGTCCTCAAAGTAGTATCACAAACTACACCCTAGACAGCTACCAGTACAATAAGAAAGTGAATGGCGGCTATAAGTCTTGTAACTCTTCTGCCATTGACGAACAAACATTGATCAGGCAACAGTCTCATGACCAAAGCCCAAAGCATAGCCCACAGTTAACAGAAATCTCCATATTTCAAGGTCAAGTTGTCTTTCCTTGCCATACCAGACTCCAAATAAAACTGCCTAGAGCAGAGCATTTGTTACCAGACTCCTCCAATCAACAGCAGAACTCAACGGATATATCTGTGTTGGAAGCTCTGTCTCCCGATTTCTGCAACCAACAGCAGCTCCCAGCAGAAACTTCTCCATTGCAAGTTCTGCCTCCTGGTCACATAGACCAACAGCAATCTCGTAAAGAGCTATCAATTATACAGGCTTTGTCTGCTGGCCACTCTAGCCAACAGCAGCTCCAACAATCTAATTTTTTTACTCAAGACAACATGGCAGCATTGACCTCAGATAATCTACCCGTAGAGTACTTCTTAAATGGCACCTCTGATGATCAAGAATTTGACCGCTTTATGCCACAACCTTGTCATACTGCATTGCCAAATGACTTGGATCTAAATATGGACACTCTAGAGGGTGATCTTGAGTGTGATGTTGATCAGGTCATCCGCCATGAACTGAACGTAGATGGTAATCTTGACTTTAACTTCGAAGCAGCCAGTACAGACACAACCAGTTCCGACGCAACGGCGTCATGCTCCCCTGGTATTAACAACTGTAAACCGATTATGGGTACACTGAAACAAAGTCTAACACCGGAGGCGTTTAAAGCAACTGCCCCACAAGGACTGTTGCGTTTGTATTCTTTGGTTTGA
- the LOC143247656 gene encoding forkhead box protein O3-like isoform X2, which translates to MKMSKLPSLHSFPPNPKNFIEWHSKAFESLNSIRHNLSLHSRFMRVQNEGTGKSSWWMINPDAKPGKSTRRRATSMETQKYEKKRGRVRRKVEALRSGLNTSSASPPSKLPEGLDTFPESPTDTGFQLSPDFRPRTSSNASSCGRLSPIPAVETDMHDNEVPCFSPIPWVSDNRVFIQSSHILDTYGADQLGDSLAKTVKLKEEELGYLKKSPPEYTSPDISPQSSITNYTLDSYQYNKKVNGGYKSCNSSAIDEQTLIRQQSHDQSPKHSPQLTEISIFQGQVVFPCHTRLQIKLPRAEHLLPDSSNQQQNSTDISVLEALSPDFCNQQQLPAETSPLQVLPPGHIDQQQSRKELSIIQALSAGHSSQQQLQQSNFFTQDNMAALTSDNLPVEYFLNGTSDDQEFDRFMPQPCHTALPNDLDLNMDTLEGDLECDVDQVIRHELNVDGNLDFNFEAASTDTTSSDATASCSPGINNCKPIMGTLKQSLTPEAFKATAPQGLLRLYSLV; encoded by the coding sequence aactCCATTCGACACAACTTATCTTTGCACAGTCGTTTCATGAGGGTGCAGAACGAGGGTACTGGGAAAAGTTCATGGTGGATGATCAATCCAGATGCCAAGCCAGGGAAGTCCACACGGCGAAGAGCCACCAGTATGGAAACACAAAAATACGAGAAGAAACGAGGTCGTGTTAGAAGGAAAGTGGAAGCACTGCGGAGTGGATTGAACACCAGCTCTGCCAGTCCACCCTCCAAACTTCCTGAAGGACTGGATACTTTTCCCGAGTCTCCAACAGATACTGGCTTCCAGCTGAGCCCAGACTTCCGTCCTCGAACCTCATCTAATGCTAGCTCGTGTGGCCGACTATCACCTATCCCTGCCGTTGAAACAGACATGCATGATAATGAAGTCCCATGCTTTTCTCCCATTCCTTGGGTTTCTGATAATAGAGTTTTCATTCAGTCGTCTCATATTCTGGATACATATGGTGCTGACCAACTTGGAGACTCTTTAGCTAAAACAGTGAAACTTAAGGAGGAAGAATTGGGCTACTTGAAAAAAAGCCCTCCTGAATACACATCTCCAGATATTAGTCCTCAAAGTAGTATCACAAACTACACCCTAGACAGCTACCAGTACAATAAGAAAGTGAATGGCGGCTATAAGTCTTGTAACTCTTCTGCCATTGACGAACAAACATTGATCAGGCAACAGTCTCATGACCAAAGCCCAAAGCATAGCCCACAGTTAACAGAAATCTCCATATTTCAAGGTCAAGTTGTCTTTCCTTGCCATACCAGACTCCAAATAAAACTGCCTAGAGCAGAGCATTTGTTACCAGACTCCTCCAATCAACAGCAGAACTCAACGGATATATCTGTGTTGGAAGCTCTGTCTCCCGATTTCTGCAACCAACAGCAGCTCCCAGCAGAAACTTCTCCATTGCAAGTTCTGCCTCCTGGTCACATAGACCAACAGCAATCTCGTAAAGAGCTATCAATTATACAGGCTTTGTCTGCTGGCCACTCTAGCCAACAGCAGCTCCAACAATCTAATTTTTTTACTCAAGACAACATGGCAGCATTGACCTCAGATAATCTACCCGTAGAGTACTTCTTAAATGGCACCTCTGATGATCAAGAATTTGACCGCTTTATGCCACAACCTTGTCATACTGCATTGCCAAATGACTTGGATCTAAATATGGACACTCTAGAGGGTGATCTTGAGTGTGATGTTGATCAGGTCATCCGCCATGAACTGAACGTAGATGGTAATCTTGACTTTAACTTCGAAGCAGCCAGTACAGACACAACCAGTTCCGACGCAACGGCGTCATGCTCCCCTGGTATTAACAACTGTAAACCGATTATGGGTACACTGAAACAAAGTCTAACACCGGAGGCGTTTAAAGCAACTGCCCCACAAGGACTGTTGCGTTTGTATTCTTTGGTTTGA